A single genomic interval of Panthera tigris isolate Pti1 chromosome E3, P.tigris_Pti1_mat1.1, whole genome shotgun sequence harbors:
- the STX1B gene encoding syntaxin-1B isoform X1 has product MKDRTQELRSAKDSDDEEEVVHVDRDHFMDEFFEQVEEIRGCIEKLSEDVEQVKKQHSAILAAPNPDEKTKQELEDLTADIKKTANKVRSKLKAIEQSIEQEEGLNRSSADLRIRKTQHSTLSRKFVEVMTEYNATQSKYRDRCKDRIQRQLEITGRTTTNEELEDMLESGKLAIFTDDIKMDSQMTKQALNEIETRHNEIIKLETSIRELHDMFVDMAMLVESQGEMIDRIEYNVEHSVDYVERAVSDTKKAVKYQSKARRVSWGGWACGTGGLG; this is encoded by the exons GCGAAAGACAGTGATGATGAAGAGGAGGTGGTCCATGTGGATCGGGATCACTTCATGGATGAGTTCTTTGAACAG GTGGAAGAGATCCGGGGCTGCATTGAGAAGCTGTCAGAGGATGTAGAGCAAGTGAAAAAACAGCACAGTGCCATCCTGGCCGCCCCCAACCCAGATGAGA AGACCAAACAGGAGCTGGAGGACCTCACCGCAGACATCAAGAAGACTGCCAACAAGGTTCGGTCCAAGTTGAAAG CGATCGAGCAAAGCATTGAACAAGAGGAGGGGCTGAACCGTTCCTCCGCGGACCTGCGCATCCGCAAGACCCAG CACTCCACACTCTCCCGGAAGTTCGTGGAAGTAATGACCGAATATAATGCGACCCAGTCCAAGTACCGGGACCGCTGCAAGGACCGGATCCAGCGGCAGCTGGAGATCA CTGGAAGGACCACGACGAACGAAGAACTGGAAGACATGCTGGAGAGCGGGAAGTTGGCCATCTTCACCGATGAT ATCAAAATGGACTCGCAGATGACAAAGCAGGCACTGAATGAGATCGAGACGAGGCACAACGAGATCATCAAACTGGAAACCAGCATCCGAGAGCTGCATGACATGTTTGTGGACATGGCCATGCTCGTGGAAAGCCAG GGTGAGATGATTGACCGCATTGAGTACAACGTGGAACATTCCGTGGACTATGTGGAGCGAGCTGTGTCTGACACCAAGAAAGCTGTGAAATATCAGAGCAAGGCCCGGAGGGTGAGCTGGGGCGGGTGGGCCTGTGGGACAGGTGGGCTGGGCTGA
- the STX1B gene encoding syntaxin-1B isoform X2 — translation MKDRTQELRSAKDSDDEEEVVHVDRDHFMDEFFEQVEEIRGCIEKLSEDVEQVKKQHSAILAAPNPDEKTKQELEDLTADIKKTANKVRSKLKAIEQSIEQEEGLNRSSADLRIRKTQHSTLSRKFVEVMTEYNATQSKYRDRCKDRIQRQLEITGRTTTNEELEDMLESGKLAIFTDDIKMDSQMTKQALNEIETRHNEIIKLETSIRELHDMFVDMAMLVESQGEMIDRIEYNVEHSVDYVERAVSDTKKAVKYQSKARRKKIMIIICCVVLGVVLASSIGGTLGL, via the exons GCGAAAGACAGTGATGATGAAGAGGAGGTGGTCCATGTGGATCGGGATCACTTCATGGATGAGTTCTTTGAACAG GTGGAAGAGATCCGGGGCTGCATTGAGAAGCTGTCAGAGGATGTAGAGCAAGTGAAAAAACAGCACAGTGCCATCCTGGCCGCCCCCAACCCAGATGAGA AGACCAAACAGGAGCTGGAGGACCTCACCGCAGACATCAAGAAGACTGCCAACAAGGTTCGGTCCAAGTTGAAAG CGATCGAGCAAAGCATTGAACAAGAGGAGGGGCTGAACCGTTCCTCCGCGGACCTGCGCATCCGCAAGACCCAG CACTCCACACTCTCCCGGAAGTTCGTGGAAGTAATGACCGAATATAATGCGACCCAGTCCAAGTACCGGGACCGCTGCAAGGACCGGATCCAGCGGCAGCTGGAGATCA CTGGAAGGACCACGACGAACGAAGAACTGGAAGACATGCTGGAGAGCGGGAAGTTGGCCATCTTCACCGATGAT ATCAAAATGGACTCGCAGATGACAAAGCAGGCACTGAATGAGATCGAGACGAGGCACAACGAGATCATCAAACTGGAAACCAGCATCCGAGAGCTGCATGACATGTTTGTGGACATGGCCATGCTCGTGGAAAGCCAG GGTGAGATGATTGACCGCATTGAGTACAACGTGGAACATTCCGTGGACTATGTGGAGCGAGCTGTGTCTGACACCAAGAAAGCTGTGAAATATCAGAGCAAGGCCCGGAGG AAGAAAATCATGATCATCATTTGCTGTGTGGTGCTGGGGGTGGTCTTGGCGTCATCCATTGGGGGGACGCTGGGCTTGTAG
- the HSD3B7 gene encoding 3 beta-hydroxysteroid dehydrogenase type 7 isoform X1 produces the protein MADSAETRKLVYLVTGGCGFLGEHVVRMLLQREPRLYELRVFDLHLGPWLEELKTGPVQVTAIQGDVTQAHEVAAAVAGAHVVIHTAGLVDVFGRASPETIYEVNVQGTKNVIEACVQTGTRFLVYTSSMEVVGPNIKGHPFYRGNEDTPYEAIHRHPYPCSKAQAERLVLEANGRKVHGGLALVTCALRPTGIYGEGHQIMRDFYHQGLRLGGRLFRAIPASVEHSRVYVGNVAWMHVLVAQELEQRAALMGGQVYFCYDESPFKSYEDFNMEFLGPCGLRLVDTRLLVPYWLLMLLATLNALLQWLLRPLLLYAPLLNPYTLAVANTTFTVSTDKAQRHFGYKPLFSWEDSRTRTIRWVQAVEGSAP, from the exons ATGGCAGACTCTGCGGAGACCCGGAAGCTGGTGTACCTGGTCACAGGTGGCTGCGGCTTCCTAGGGGAGCATGTGGTGCGGATGCTACTGCAGCGGGAACCCCGGCTCTATGAGCTGCGGGTCTTTGACCTGCACCTGGGTCCCTGGCTGGAGGAGCTGAAGACAG GGCCCGTGCAGGTGACCGCCATCCAGGGGGATGTGACCCAGGCCCATGAGGTGGCAGCGGCTGTAGCTGGAGCCCACGTGGTCATCCACACAGCTGGGCTGGTGGATGTGTTTGGGAGGGCCAGTCCTGAGACCATCTATGAGGTCAACGTCCAGG GCACAAAAAACGTGATTGAGGCTTGTGTGCAGACTGGAACACGGTTCCTGGTCTACACGAGCAGCATGGAAGTTGTGGGGCCCAATATCAAAGGCCACCCCTTCTACAG GGGCAACGAAGACACCCCATATGAAGCAATACACAGACACCCTTACCCTTGCAGCAAGGCCCAAGCTGAACGGCTGGTCCTGGAAGCCAATGGAAGGAAG GTCCATGGGGGACTGGCCTTGGTGACATGTGCCCTGCGTCCCACTGGCATCTACGGCGAAGGCCACCAGATCATGAGGGACTTCTACCACCAGGGCCTTCGTCTGGGGGGTCGGCTCTTCCGGGCCATCCCAGCCTCTGTGGAGCACAGCCGGGTCTATGTGG GCAATGTGGCCTGGATGCACGTGCTGGTAGCCCAAGAGCTGGAGCAGCGAGCTGCGCTGATGGGCGGCCAGGTGTACTTCTGCTATGACGAATCACCCTTTAAGAGCTACGAGGACTTCAACATGGAGTTCCTGGGCCCCTGTGGGCTGCGGCTGGTGGACACCCGCCTGCTGGTGCCCTACTGGCTGCTGATGCTCCTGGCTACTCTCAATGCCCTGCTGCAGTGGCTGCTGCGGCCACTGCTGCTCTACGCCCCCCTGCTCAACCCCTACACGCTGGCCGTGGCCAACACCACCTTCACCGTGAGCACCGACAAAGCCCAGCGCCATTTCGGCTACAAGCCCCTATTCTCGTGGGAGGACAGCCGGACCCGCACCATCCGCTGGGTACAGGCCGTGGAGGGTTCAGCCCCTTAG
- the HSD3B7 gene encoding 3 beta-hydroxysteroid dehydrogenase type 7 isoform X2: MADSAETRKLVYLVTGGCGFLGEHVVRMLLQREPRLYELRVFDLHLGPWLEELKTGPVQVTAIQGDVTQAHEVAAAVAGAHVVIHTAGLVDVFGRASPETIYEVNVQGTKNVIEACVQTGTRFLVYTSSMEVVGPNIKGHPFYRGNEDTPYEAIHRHPYPCSKAQAERLVLEANGRKAMWPGCTCW, translated from the exons ATGGCAGACTCTGCGGAGACCCGGAAGCTGGTGTACCTGGTCACAGGTGGCTGCGGCTTCCTAGGGGAGCATGTGGTGCGGATGCTACTGCAGCGGGAACCCCGGCTCTATGAGCTGCGGGTCTTTGACCTGCACCTGGGTCCCTGGCTGGAGGAGCTGAAGACAG GGCCCGTGCAGGTGACCGCCATCCAGGGGGATGTGACCCAGGCCCATGAGGTGGCAGCGGCTGTAGCTGGAGCCCACGTGGTCATCCACACAGCTGGGCTGGTGGATGTGTTTGGGAGGGCCAGTCCTGAGACCATCTATGAGGTCAACGTCCAGG GCACAAAAAACGTGATTGAGGCTTGTGTGCAGACTGGAACACGGTTCCTGGTCTACACGAGCAGCATGGAAGTTGTGGGGCCCAATATCAAAGGCCACCCCTTCTACAG GGGCAACGAAGACACCCCATATGAAGCAATACACAGACACCCTTACCCTTGCAGCAAGGCCCAAGCTGAACGGCTGGTCCTGGAAGCCAATGGAAGGAAG GCAATGTGGCCTGGATGCACGTGCTGGTAG